In Paenibacillus hexagrammi, the following are encoded in one genomic region:
- a CDS encoding RluA family pseudouridine synthase — MAGPKDVSEASQIPVLFEDNHVLVVVKPVNMPTQEDDSRDPDLLSVLKADLKHRHHKPGNVYLGLVHRLDRPVGGVMVFAKTSKAASRLSDAVRTRQLDKTYVAVVHGKPPQPQATLRHWLRKDTRTNTVSVVKQGQPDAKEAVLDYQVLGSQDGFSLIRIKLHTGRPHQIRVQLAATGCPLYGDQRYGAAVNKPGQQLALWSTGLAFEHPTLKETLRFRSLPPEQHPWFLWSELIRDLT; from the coding sequence ATGGCCGGACCGAAAGATGTTTCGGAAGCCTCGCAGATTCCGGTATTATTCGAAGACAACCACGTGCTCGTCGTGGTAAAGCCCGTCAACATGCCGACGCAGGAGGACGACTCGCGCGATCCTGATCTGCTCAGCGTGCTGAAGGCGGACCTGAAGCACCGCCATCACAAGCCCGGGAACGTGTACCTCGGGCTTGTGCACAGGCTAGACCGTCCCGTTGGCGGCGTGATGGTATTCGCCAAAACGTCAAAAGCCGCGTCCCGATTATCGGACGCGGTCAGAACAAGGCAGCTCGACAAGACGTATGTCGCCGTCGTGCACGGCAAGCCGCCGCAGCCGCAGGCTACGCTGCGGCATTGGCTTCGCAAGGACACGCGGACGAATACCGTCAGCGTGGTGAAGCAAGGCCAGCCGGACGCCAAGGAGGCCGTGCTGGACTATCAGGTGCTCGGCAGCCAAGACGGCTTCAGCTTGATTCGCATCAAGCTGCACACCGGGCGGCCGCACCAGATCCGCGTCCAGCTCGCGGCGACGGGCTGTCCGCTCTACGGCGACCAGCGCTATGGCGCGGCCGTGAACAAGCCCGGCCAGCAGCTTGCGCTCTGGTCGACGGGGCTTGCCTTTGAGCATCCGACGCTCAAAGAAACGCTTCGCTTCCGCTCGCTCCCGCCAGAGCAGCATCCTTGGTTCCTATGGTCGGAATTAATTCGCGACCTTACCTAG
- the glgA gene encoding glycogen synthase GlgA, which produces MKILFAASEAVPFAKTGGLADVIGSLPKELIRQGLDVRVIMPKYGSIPAKYKEQMEAAVVFDVYVGWRKQYIGVEMLELDGVTFYFVDNEYYFNRPGLYGYEDEAERFAFFCRGVIEALPKLDFQPDVIHCHDWQAGMIPVLLKAHYQHLDFFSQIKTMTTVHNLKYQGVFGQDLMRDLFGLSGDHFTGTALELHGGASFLKGGLLYADRITTVSQTYAEEIQTPYYGEFMDSLLRHRKDQLTGIVNGIDYEIFNPMNDPHLVVQYRDSLSKKQQNKLALQERLGLPVNGDVPMIALVTRLVQQKGLDLIQHVLSEILSLNIQLVVLGTGDDHYEQMFRHAAQMVPDKVSAQIYFDEALAHQIYAASDMFLMPSQFEPCGIGQLIALRYRTVPIVRETGGLKDTVQPYNEFIGEGTGFTFSNYNAHDMLHTIRRAVFFYANDRDAWQKLIQNMKKCDFSWKKSAQQYVQLYKDMKRK; this is translated from the coding sequence ATGAAGATACTGTTTGCTGCGTCGGAAGCAGTGCCTTTTGCCAAGACAGGCGGTTTGGCCGATGTCATCGGCTCGCTGCCCAAGGAACTGATCCGCCAAGGATTAGATGTTCGCGTCATCATGCCGAAATACGGGAGTATACCGGCTAAGTACAAAGAACAAATGGAAGCAGCCGTCGTATTCGACGTGTATGTTGGCTGGAGAAAGCAGTATATCGGGGTTGAAATGCTGGAGTTGGACGGGGTAACGTTCTATTTCGTGGATAACGAATATTACTTTAATCGTCCGGGGCTCTATGGATATGAAGATGAGGCGGAGCGATTCGCCTTCTTCTGCCGGGGCGTCATTGAGGCTCTGCCTAAGCTGGATTTTCAGCCGGATGTCATCCACTGCCATGACTGGCAGGCGGGGATGATTCCTGTCCTGCTGAAAGCCCATTACCAGCACCTGGACTTTTTCAGTCAAATCAAGACGATGACCACGGTGCATAATTTAAAGTATCAAGGTGTGTTTGGACAAGACCTCATGCGAGACTTATTTGGTTTGAGCGGCGATCATTTCACCGGGACTGCGCTGGAGCTTCATGGGGGGGCCAGCTTCCTCAAGGGAGGGCTCCTATATGCGGACCGGATTACGACAGTCAGCCAAACTTATGCAGAGGAAATTCAAACTCCTTATTACGGCGAATTTATGGACAGCCTTCTCAGGCACCGGAAAGATCAGCTGACGGGAATCGTTAACGGCATTGATTATGAGATATTTAATCCCATGAACGATCCGCATCTGGTAGTACAGTACCGCGATTCGCTATCCAAAAAGCAGCAAAACAAACTGGCTTTGCAAGAGCGCTTAGGACTTCCAGTCAATGGAGACGTGCCTATGATCGCTCTTGTCACAAGACTTGTACAGCAAAAGGGATTGGATTTGATCCAGCATGTGCTGAGCGAAATTCTGTCCTTAAACATACAGCTGGTCGTACTTGGAACGGGCGATGATCATTATGAGCAAATGTTCCGGCATGCGGCGCAGATGGTTCCGGATAAGGTTTCCGCACAGATCTATTTTGACGAGGCGCTAGCCCATCAAATCTACGCGGCTAGCGACATGTTCCTCATGCCTTCACAATTCGAGCCCTGCGGAATCGGACAGCTCATCGCGCTGCGATACCGGACGGTGCCGATTGTGAGGGAGACAGGCGGACTCAAGGATACGGTTCAGCCATATAACGAATTCATTGGAGAAGGAACCGGCTTCACCTTCAGCAATTATAACGCTCATGATATGTTACATACGATCCGCAGAGCCGTTTTCTTCTATGCCAATGATCGGGATGCCTGGCAGAAATTGATCCAAAACATGAAAAAGTGCGATTTCAGCTGGAAGAAATCAGCACAGCAGTACGTTCAGCTTTACAAGGATATGAAACGTAAATAA
- a CDS encoding peptidylprolyl isomerase, producing the protein MNDKIKGLIVGLTIGSLLSGTAAFAAGTQIEVAFRNLKYMFDGVEKVPAEGKGFIYEGSTYVPLRFVSEALGKPVEWDEENETIWVGTNPNHIVATYNGGQLTRGELDTFMAIQAFLSPQSAGSSSDSKYQQFMAQQLIGLKILASRASEADVSTAKASAEKKLDDWHNEVPTFQEMLAEAKITESDLVNFLTTHISGQNMMISNTSDSEVQAKYDDALKANKDAYTHVSVRHILIGLKDPQSGSVIRSKDEALARAKELQQKLNSGGDFEALAKEYSDDPGSKDTGGLYEDADVNSWVESFKKAALELEIGVISDPVESEYGYHVMKVEARTAKSFDDEKAGLKSELVQEKLQNFRTNELPGLIEKIDLSQ; encoded by the coding sequence ATGAACGACAAAATTAAAGGACTCATCGTCGGATTGACGATCGGTTCCCTGTTGAGTGGAACTGCTGCGTTTGCGGCAGGCACGCAAATTGAAGTAGCCTTCCGAAATTTGAAATATATGTTCGATGGCGTAGAAAAAGTACCAGCTGAAGGAAAAGGATTTATTTATGAAGGTTCTACGTATGTTCCGCTCCGCTTTGTCAGTGAAGCGCTAGGCAAGCCAGTGGAATGGGACGAGGAGAATGAAACGATTTGGGTAGGCACCAATCCGAACCATATCGTCGCCACTTATAACGGAGGGCAGCTGACTCGAGGAGAGCTAGATACATTCATGGCGATTCAAGCTTTCTTATCTCCGCAATCGGCTGGCTCTTCCAGCGATTCCAAGTATCAACAATTTATGGCTCAGCAATTAATAGGCCTTAAAATATTAGCAAGTAGAGCCAGTGAAGCGGATGTTTCTACTGCTAAGGCAAGTGCAGAGAAGAAGCTTGATGATTGGCACAATGAGGTTCCAACCTTCCAGGAGATGCTTGCTGAAGCGAAAATTACAGAAAGCGATCTAGTCAACTTCCTCACCACCCATATCAGCGGGCAAAATATGATGATCTCCAACACTTCAGACAGTGAAGTGCAGGCTAAATACGACGACGCCCTCAAAGCGAATAAAGACGCCTATACACACGTCTCCGTTCGTCATATTTTGATTGGACTCAAGGATCCTCAATCCGGTTCCGTGATACGCAGCAAGGATGAAGCACTGGCGCGCGCCAAGGAATTGCAGCAGAAGCTCAATAGCGGCGGAGACTTTGAAGCTCTGGCCAAGGAATACTCCGATGATCCGGGCTCCAAAGATACTGGCGGGCTCTATGAGGATGCCGACGTAAACAGCTGGGTGGAATCATTCAAGAAAGCGGCCTTGGAGCTTGAAATAGGTGTCATCAGCGATCCAGTGGAATCGGAATACGGCTATCATGTCATGAAAGTGGAAGCCCGCACTGCTAAATCGTTCGATGATGAAAAAGCGGGATTGAAATCGGAACTGGTTCAGGAGAAGCTGCAAAATTTCCGAACAAATGAGCTACCCGGACTGATTGAAAAGATCGATTTAAGCCAATAA
- a CDS encoding hydroxysqualene dehydroxylase, whose product MSSKVVILGGGVAGMSAAHELVERGFQVAVYELKSIPGGKARSMPVPNSGTEGRRDLPGEHGFRFFPKFYRHITDTMKRIPYGDNRHGVFDNLVEGSELGLAFFDREMLPFMAEFPRTFQDWKTVIKSIFDNNLGLSEHDVEQYVSRLWQVMTSCDERRLLEYQRIAWWDFIEADKQSDAFRKVFTGLTRILVAAKAREANTGTIGTVGATLMMDMVTPGSSADRLLCGPTNEVWIQPWLDYLTGSGVDYHLQAKVTAIHCSNGRVTGIDIEENGITMTVEGDYYVSALPVEVMAPLISRDMLQADATLSGIQTLASSVDWMNGIQFYLNEDVKVIHGHVIYMDSPWALTSVSQAQFWAELI is encoded by the coding sequence ATGAGCAGCAAAGTAGTGATTCTTGGCGGTGGAGTCGCCGGTATGAGCGCAGCGCATGAATTGGTGGAAAGAGGCTTTCAAGTAGCCGTTTATGAATTGAAATCGATTCCCGGCGGTAAGGCAAGGAGCATGCCGGTACCGAACTCGGGAACGGAAGGCAGGCGTGATTTGCCGGGCGAGCATGGGTTTCGATTTTTTCCTAAGTTTTATAGGCACATTACCGACACCATGAAACGAATTCCCTATGGTGATAACCGGCATGGGGTATTTGATAATCTGGTGGAAGGCTCCGAGCTGGGGCTTGCTTTTTTTGATCGGGAGATGCTGCCTTTTATGGCGGAATTTCCGAGGACCTTTCAGGATTGGAAGACAGTAATCAAATCCATATTTGACAATAATCTTGGGCTTAGCGAGCATGATGTGGAGCAGTACGTATCCCGTCTCTGGCAGGTGATGACCAGTTGTGATGAGCGGAGGCTGCTTGAATATCAGCGCATCGCCTGGTGGGATTTCATTGAGGCGGACAAGCAGTCGGATGCGTTCCGTAAGGTATTCACAGGGCTCACGCGCATTTTGGTTGCAGCTAAAGCAAGGGAAGCAAATACAGGAACCATCGGTACGGTTGGGGCAACACTCATGATGGACATGGTCACTCCCGGTTCAAGTGCAGACAGACTTCTGTGCGGGCCAACCAATGAGGTGTGGATTCAGCCATGGCTTGATTATCTAACCGGTAGCGGGGTAGACTATCACCTTCAAGCGAAGGTGACGGCGATTCACTGCTCGAATGGACGAGTTACCGGTATTGATATTGAAGAGAATGGAATCACCATGACAGTAGAGGGAGATTATTATGTATCTGCGCTCCCTGTGGAGGTTATGGCACCGCTGATAAGCCGTGATATGCTTCAAGCGGATGCAACGCTATCAGGAATTCAAACGCTGGCTTCGTCTGTCGATTGGATGAACGGTATTCAATTTTATTTGAACGAGGATGTAAAGGTGATTCACGGCCATGTCATTTATATGGACAGTCCGTGGGCGTTGACATCCGTTTCACAGGCCCAGTTCTGGGCGGAATTAATTTGA
- a CDS encoding MarR family winged helix-turn-helix transcriptional regulator yields MYTEEFGKLWVKLSKELKTQMETGLAPTLTEGQLNVLELLTTSDRMKPSDLIEHLSTTPAAVTTLLDRMEKNELIMRERDEKDRRIVWVNVTDKGKAECERGMRIRESMLDSYLNRVSAHNQKLLIYLLGKVAN; encoded by the coding sequence GTGTATACGGAGGAATTCGGAAAATTATGGGTTAAGCTGTCAAAAGAGCTGAAGACACAGATGGAAACCGGACTAGCGCCGACATTGACGGAAGGTCAACTGAATGTGTTGGAGCTGCTTACAACAAGCGATCGCATGAAGCCGTCCGACCTGATTGAACACTTGTCGACAACACCTGCCGCGGTAACCACTTTGTTAGACAGAATGGAGAAGAATGAATTGATCATGAGGGAGCGGGATGAGAAGGACCGCCGAATCGTATGGGTCAATGTGACGGATAAAGGAAAAGCGGAATGCGAGAGAGGAATGAGAATCCGTGAAAGCATGCTGGATTCATACCTGAATCGCGTTTCCGCTCATAATCAGAAGCTGCTTATTTATTTACTAGGTAAGGTCGCGAATTAA
- the glgD gene encoding glucose-1-phosphate adenylyltransferase subunit GlgD has product MKHVMGVINLVNEPDDLEELTYFRCAASVPFGGRYRLIDFTLSNMVNSGIDNVAVFTQHKYRSLMDHLGSGKEWDLDRKRGGLFVLPSILDEPTGLSRGDLYQLYSHRDYFYRGKEELVIISRSHMICNINYVDAVRFHEESQADITVVYYQTDEEVQGKFRRLAVRESGQVTLMEDHTGRLRTNNISMEMYIMSKALLLDMVESCLAQGYDHLVRDGIMKNIDKLSVYGYKFQGHVGVVNSIQGYYKHSMQLLNPAVWRELFFQKNLIYTKVKDEPPAKYLESAAVKNALIANGCTIEGKVENSILFRGVKIRKGAYVKNSIILQNCEIEENVIIENAILDKDVFISRGRVLTGDNIAPFIAAKTKVI; this is encoded by the coding sequence ATGAAGCATGTGATGGGCGTCATTAATTTAGTTAACGAGCCGGATGATTTGGAGGAACTGACGTATTTTCGCTGTGCGGCATCCGTCCCTTTCGGCGGCAGATACCGTCTGATTGATTTCACTTTATCCAACATGGTGAACTCCGGCATCGACAATGTGGCCGTGTTCACACAGCATAAATACAGATCGCTTATGGATCATCTGGGCTCGGGCAAAGAGTGGGATCTGGACCGCAAGAGAGGCGGACTGTTCGTGCTTCCTTCCATCTTGGATGAGCCGACAGGCTTATCGCGTGGAGACCTGTATCAGCTGTACAGTCACAGGGATTATTTTTACCGAGGGAAAGAAGAACTCGTCATTATTTCCAGAAGCCATATGATTTGCAACATCAATTACGTGGACGCAGTTCGCTTTCACGAAGAATCCCAGGCGGATATTACTGTCGTTTATTACCAAACGGATGAAGAGGTACAAGGGAAATTCCGCCGGTTAGCCGTTAGGGAAAGCGGACAGGTGACGCTGATGGAGGATCATACCGGCCGTTTGCGCACGAATAATATCTCCATGGAAATGTATATCATGAGCAAAGCTCTGCTGCTTGATATGGTGGAATCCTGCTTGGCTCAAGGCTATGACCATCTGGTTCGGGACGGCATTATGAAAAACATCGATAAACTAAGCGTATATGGATATAAGTTCCAAGGCCATGTAGGCGTTGTGAATTCGATTCAAGGCTATTACAAGCACAGCATGCAGCTTCTGAACCCGGCTGTGTGGCGGGAGCTCTTCTTCCAGAAAAATTTGATCTACACCAAGGTCAAGGATGAACCGCCGGCCAAATATTTGGAGAGCGCTGCTGTGAAAAATGCTTTGATCGCGAACGGCTGCACGATCGAAGGCAAGGTGGAAAACAGCATTCTTTTCCGCGGTGTCAAGATCCGCAAAGGCGCTTACGTGAAGAACAGTATTATTCTGCAGAACTGTGAAATCGAGGAAAATGTCATTATCGAGAATGCTATTTTGGATAAAGATGTGTTTATCAGCCGCGGTCGTGTGCTCACAGGCGACAACATTGCACCGTTTATTGCTGCCAAAACTAAAGTGATTTAA
- a CDS encoding class I SAM-dependent methyltransferase — MFYAKNWVDYELLDTGGGEKLERWGTYVLRRPDPQIIWPLENETKSWLQADAHYHRSSSGGGQWQYRTELPERWTITYDEKLTFYIKPTGFKHTGLFPEQAVNWKWMIEKIQGAGRPIKVLNLFAYTGGASLACAYAGAEVCHVDASKGVVQWAKENLHLSGLGNRPVRFITDDVFKFVQREQRRGSKYDAIIMDPPSYGRGPNGETWNLEDDLFPFIQTCMSILTDKPLFMLVNSYTTGISATVLQNILTMAMKKKHGGTISSGEIGLPITHSDLMLPCGILGRWEA; from the coding sequence ATGTTTTACGCAAAGAATTGGGTCGATTATGAGCTTCTGGACACCGGCGGCGGCGAAAAGCTGGAGCGTTGGGGCACCTATGTACTGAGAAGACCCGACCCGCAAATCATCTGGCCTCTGGAAAATGAGACCAAATCCTGGCTGCAAGCGGACGCGCATTATCACCGCAGCAGCAGCGGCGGCGGACAGTGGCAGTACCGCACGGAGCTTCCCGAACGCTGGACGATTACGTACGATGAGAAGCTTACCTTCTACATCAAGCCAACTGGCTTCAAGCATACGGGGCTGTTCCCTGAGCAGGCTGTGAACTGGAAATGGATGATTGAAAAAATCCAGGGTGCCGGCCGGCCGATCAAAGTGTTGAATCTCTTTGCTTACACGGGGGGAGCTTCTCTCGCTTGTGCTTATGCCGGCGCTGAGGTGTGTCATGTGGACGCCTCCAAGGGAGTTGTCCAGTGGGCGAAGGAAAACCTGCATCTATCCGGCTTGGGCAACCGCCCTGTGCGCTTTATCACGGACGATGTATTCAAGTTCGTGCAGCGTGAGCAGCGCCGCGGCAGCAAATACGACGCCATTATCATGGACCCTCCTTCCTATGGACGGGGCCCGAACGGCGAGACTTGGAATCTTGAGGACGATCTCTTCCCGTTCATTCAGACCTGCATGTCCATCTTGACGGACAAGCCGCTGTTCATGCTCGTCAACTCGTATACGACCGGTATATCTGCCACAGTGCTGCAGAACATTCTGACCATGGCGATGAAGAAAAAGCACGGCGGAACGATCTCCAGCGGCGAAATCGGTCTGCCGATCACCCACTCCGATCTCATGCTGCCATGCGGCATTCTGGGCCGCTGGGAGGCGTAA
- the glgB gene encoding 1,4-alpha-glucan branching protein GlgB, protein MSVIPSSEDLYLLHEGSLHHSYKLLGAHVSSKPGQEGVRFAVWAPHASKVCILGDFNGWNSGAHVMERHSTLGVWMLFVPEAREGDHYKYEIHSHSGRLVIKADPYAFYSELRPGTASRVYQLEGYDWQDQQWQLDKQKGSVYSKPLSIYEVHMGTWRKKDRHSEELYTYRQLADELIDYVVEMGYTHIELMPLAEHPFDRSWGYQATGYFSVTSRHGTPKDFMYFVDQCHQRGIGVIMDWVPGHFCKDDHGLRLFDGTPLYEYEDPSKAEKLEWGTLTFDFGRPEVISFLISNAVFWMDMYHIDGIRVDAVASMLHLNFGRWNEPPIYNQFGGTENPEAIAFLRKLNQVVFDLYPNALMMAEDSTDWPLVTAPVHDGGLGFNYKWNMGWMNDMLRYMKLDPIHRRYHHNLITFSFMYTFSENYILPLSHDEVVHGKRSLLHKMPGDYWQKFANLRAFYGYMLGHPGKKLLFMGGEFAQFDEWKDMEELDWFLLEHYEKHTSMHLYVKELNQFYKDQPALWELDHSPQGFEWINPHDQSQSVVAFIRKGSHPEDDLILVCNFTPVVHPDYRIGVPRPGVYKEIFNSDAERYGGSGQSNPEPLVSDEKSWHGFSNSLAIRVPPLAAIYIKCMQVIQIDKAEGIGGNQPCAAKNVLPCSSQEEKDED, encoded by the coding sequence ATGAGCGTGATACCTAGCTCAGAGGATTTATATTTGCTTCACGAAGGGTCCCTTCATCACAGCTATAAGCTATTGGGGGCACATGTAAGCAGTAAGCCGGGACAAGAAGGAGTCCGCTTTGCCGTATGGGCTCCGCACGCCAGCAAGGTGTGTATCCTGGGGGATTTTAACGGATGGAACTCAGGCGCGCATGTCATGGAAAGGCACAGTACACTTGGTGTATGGATGCTGTTTGTTCCGGAAGCGCGCGAGGGGGATCATTACAAGTACGAGATCCACAGCCATTCAGGCCGTCTTGTCATCAAAGCCGATCCCTATGCCTTCTATTCGGAGCTGCGTCCGGGAACGGCATCCCGGGTTTACCAACTCGAGGGCTATGATTGGCAGGATCAGCAGTGGCAGCTTGACAAACAGAAAGGATCCGTATACAGCAAGCCGTTATCAATCTACGAGGTTCACATGGGAACCTGGCGAAAGAAAGACCGACACAGCGAAGAATTATATACGTATCGACAGCTGGCGGACGAATTGATCGATTATGTGGTCGAAATGGGGTACACCCATATTGAACTGATGCCCCTGGCGGAGCATCCTTTTGACAGGTCGTGGGGCTATCAAGCGACAGGGTACTTCTCCGTTACTAGCAGACACGGAACACCGAAGGATTTCATGTATTTTGTGGATCAATGCCACCAACGAGGAATCGGCGTGATCATGGACTGGGTTCCCGGCCATTTCTGCAAAGACGACCATGGACTACGACTGTTTGACGGAACGCCTTTGTATGAATATGAGGATCCCTCCAAGGCTGAAAAATTGGAGTGGGGTACGCTAACGTTCGATTTCGGAAGACCGGAGGTTATCAGCTTTTTAATTTCCAACGCGGTTTTCTGGATGGACATGTACCATATTGACGGGATTCGGGTGGATGCTGTTGCGAGTATGCTGCACCTCAACTTCGGACGTTGGAACGAACCGCCGATCTATAACCAGTTTGGCGGAACGGAGAATCCGGAGGCTATTGCTTTCCTGCGGAAGCTCAATCAGGTTGTATTTGACTTGTATCCCAATGCGCTCATGATGGCGGAGGATTCCACCGATTGGCCGTTGGTAACCGCACCTGTGCACGATGGGGGGCTCGGTTTTAATTACAAATGGAATATGGGCTGGATGAACGATATGCTTCGCTATATGAAGCTGGATCCCATCCATCGCCGTTATCATCACAATCTCATTACATTTTCCTTTATGTACACTTTTTCCGAAAATTATATATTACCGCTATCTCATGATGAGGTCGTTCATGGCAAACGATCGCTTTTACATAAAATGCCGGGAGACTACTGGCAAAAATTTGCGAACCTTCGCGCTTTTTACGGCTATATGCTCGGTCACCCTGGTAAAAAGCTGCTCTTTATGGGAGGAGAATTTGCCCAGTTTGACGAATGGAAAGACATGGAAGAACTGGATTGGTTTCTGCTGGAGCACTACGAGAAACATACCAGTATGCATTTGTATGTCAAAGAGCTGAACCAGTTCTACAAGGATCAGCCGGCGCTATGGGAGCTGGACCATAGTCCGCAAGGCTTTGAGTGGATTAATCCGCACGATCAGAGCCAGAGCGTGGTCGCTTTCATTCGCAAAGGCAGTCATCCTGAGGACGATTTGATTCTGGTGTGTAATTTTACACCTGTCGTTCACCCGGATTACCGTATAGGTGTGCCGCGGCCAGGCGTGTACAAGGAGATATTTAATAGCGATGCTGAACGCTACGGGGGCTCCGGTCAATCCAATCCGGAACCGCTGGTAAGCGATGAAAAGTCTTGGCACGGTTTTTCTAACAGCTTAGCAATTCGTGTTCCGCCGTTGGCTGCTATCTATATCAAGTGCATGCAAGTCATCCAAATCGACAAAGCAGAAGGAATAGGGGGAAATCAACCATGCGCAGCAAAGAATGTGTTGCCATGCTCCTCGCAGGAGGAGAAGGACGAAGACTAG